Proteins encoded within one genomic window of Candidatus Rokuibacteriota bacterium:
- a CDS encoding amidohydrolase codes for MLIVDSQVHIWGADTPDRPWPPGRAHQAQKPHPVTKEMVRAGMDEAGVGRAVIVPPSWEGDRNDLALEAAGLHPDRFAVMGRLAIERPESRALVAGWKRQPGMLGLRFTFHTEVQRPWLHDGTADWLWAAAEQAGIPVMIFVPGSLPAADAIAARHPGLRLVIDHLALPIAEKDAAAFADLPRLLALAKRPNVAVKASALPCYSTEPYPYRGLHQYIRQVFDAFGPRRVFWGTDWTRLPGPWRQAITLFTEELPW; via the coding sequence ATGCTCATCGTGGACTCGCAGGTGCACATCTGGGGCGCTGACACCCCCGACCGTCCGTGGCCCCCCGGCCGCGCGCACCAGGCCCAGAAGCCGCACCCGGTCACCAAGGAGATGGTGCGGGCCGGGATGGACGAGGCCGGTGTCGGCCGCGCGGTCATCGTCCCGCCCTCGTGGGAGGGCGACCGCAATGACCTCGCGCTGGAGGCGGCGGGCCTGCACCCGGACCGCTTCGCCGTCATGGGCCGGCTCGCCATCGAGCGGCCCGAAAGCCGGGCGCTCGTCGCGGGCTGGAAGCGCCAGCCGGGGATGCTCGGCCTCCGCTTCACCTTCCACACGGAGGTCCAGAGGCCGTGGCTCCACGACGGCACGGCCGACTGGCTCTGGGCCGCCGCCGAGCAGGCAGGCATCCCGGTGATGATCTTCGTGCCCGGCTCGCTGCCGGCGGCCGATGCCATCGCCGCGCGGCACCCCGGGCTGCGGCTCGTCATCGACCACCTGGCGCTGCCGATCGCGGAGAAAGACGCCGCCGCCTTCGCCGACCTGCCCCGGCTCCTGGCCCTGGCGAAGCGGCCCAATGTCGCGGTGAAGGCCTCGGCGCTGCCCTGCTACTCGACGGAGCCGTACCCGTACCGGGGGCTTCACCAGTACATCCGCCAGGTCTTTGACGCCTTCGGGCCGCGGCGCGTCTTCTGGGGGACGGACTGGACGCGCCTGCCCGGCCCGTGGCGGCAGGCCATCACGCTCTTCACCGAGGAATTGCCCTGG